The following coding sequences are from one Anabas testudineus chromosome 16, fAnaTes1.2, whole genome shotgun sequence window:
- the esrp1 gene encoding epithelial splicing regulatory protein 1 isoform X4 codes for MTAQVDYLVVLFTATSGASGELLGSDEKELVQLVWQLVDVKNKKLGRVNELLIKPDLSDLTEQKEEEDVVEESVEEENGSGADCVSKATSLEAALNLFHLQLTNEVNSVGTGTSVCLCTDGQLHIRQVIHPEAANKNALVPDCFYSFFDLRKEFKKHFPTSDLKALNVHIMAESLSIPVDVPAMWDPSATLDPSVTLPAEVAVQQVRVMASIILAMLSEPFCHTFSNPERVSEKFETGTCSKMEKVCDHTVIRARGLPWQSSDQDIARFFRGLNIAKGGAALCLNAQGRRNGEALVRFVSEEHRDLALQRHKHHMGNRYIEVYKATGEDFLKIAGGTSNEVAMFLSREDQIIVRMRGLPFTATHEQVLAFFSPGEGLKETCPVSGGKDGILFVRYPDGRPTGDAFVLFACEEHAQCALRKHKEILGRRYIELFKSTAAEVQQVLNRYSSAPLIPVAPAPLVSMVPAMSLLPPPGGARDCLRLRGLPYTASIEDILTFLGEFTHDIRPHGVHMVLNQQGRPSGDCFIQMTSAERALQASQRLHKHMMSSQRGANSRYVEVFPCSADEMGLVLMGGSLSHTHTHIHNRSRSGTGLSPPPCKSRRLSPPSYSFTPAPPVLPTEAAAALYPPIGQMLLTPRPLPPGHAYYPGAAQLYMNYTAYYPSPPGSPTTVGFFPSPSSLSTPGGLVRMPGLTYNSNGVKDLINAVQGYQYVPEDALIHAHGAVHAHDPARTLLTQPKEWVCI; via the exons ATGACGGCGCAGGTAGACTACCTGGTGGTGCTTTTCACCGCCACATCTGGCGCGAGTGGAGAGCTGCTGGGATCTGACGAGAAGGAGTTGGTGCAGTTGGTTTGGCAGCTGGTGGATGTAAAGAACAAAAAG TTGGGCAGGGTGAATGAGCTCCTCATTAAGCCTGATCTCTCAGACCTGACAGagcaaaaagaggaggaggatgtggtggAGGAAAGCGTGGAAGAGGAGAATGGATCTGGTGCCGATTGTGTTTCTAAAGCCACAAGTCTCGAGGCCGCTTTGAATCTG TTTCATCTACAACTGACAAATGAGGTGAACAGCGTGGGCACTGGCacgtcagtgtgtttgtgtacagatgGGCAGCTCCATATCCGTCAAGTGATTCACCCCGAGGCTGCAAACAAG AACGCCCTGGTCCCAGACTGTTTCTACTCTTTCTTTGACCTCCGGAAGGAGTTCAAGAAGCACTTCCCCACATCTGACCTCAAGGCTTTGAATGTACACATCATGGCAGAGT CTCTTAGTATTCCTGTTGATGTGCCGGCCATGTGGGATCCCTCCGCCACCCTGGATCCATCAGTCACATTGCCTGCAGAAGTAGCAGTGCAGCAGGTCAGGGTTATGGCCAGCATCATCCTTGCCATGctctctgagccttttt GTCACACATTTTCTAACCCAGAGAGAGTTAGTGAGAAGTTTGAGACTGGCACTTG CAGTAAGATGGAGAAAGTGTGTGACCACACAGTGATCAGAGCCAGAGGGTTGCCATGGCAGTCTTCTGACCAGGACATCGCTCGCTTCTTCAGAGGACTCAACATTGCAAA AGGAGGGGCTGCACTCTGTCTTAATGCTCAAGGGAGGAGGAATGGAGAGGCTCTTGTTCGTTTTGTCAGTGAAGAACACAGGGACCTGgcgctgcagagacacaaacaccatATGGGCAACAGATACATAGAG GTTTACAAAGCAACGGGAGAGGACTTCCTGAAGATAGCTGGAG GTACCTCTAATGAGGTAGCAATGTTCCTGTCCCGTGAAGACCAGATCATTGTGAGGATGCGAGGTCTTCCTTTCACCGCCACCCACGAGCAGGTGCTCGCCTTCTTCTCACCAGGCGAGGGTCTCAAAGAGACGTGTCCAGTCAGCGGAGGAAAAGATGGCATCCTATTTGTTCGCTACCCAGATGGGCGACCTACCGGTGatgcctttgttttatttgcttgtgaGGAACACGCCCAGTGTGCTCTGAGGAAACACAAGGAAATCCTGGGTAGAAGATATATTGAGCTGTTTAAGAGCACGGCAGCAGAGGTTCAACAG GTGTTGAACCGGTACTCGTCGGCCCCTCTGATTCCTGTTGCCCCTGCCCCCTTGGTGTCAATGGTGCCTGCAATGTCTCTCCTGCCCCCTCCTGGTGGTGCAAGGGACTGTCTGAGGCTGAGGGGGCTTCCTTACACAGCAAGCATAGAGGACATCCTCACCTTCCTGGGCGAGTTTACACACGATATCAGACCACATGGTGTGCACATGGTCCTCAACCAGCAG GGTCGTCCATCAGGCGACTGCTTCATCCAGATGACCTCAGCAGAGCGGGCACTTCAGGCGTCACAGCGGCTCCACAAACACATGATGTCCAGCCAGCGCGGGGCAAACAGCCGCTACGTGGAGGTGTTTCCCTGTAGCGCTGACGAGATGGGCCTGGTGCTGATGGGAGgctcgctctcacacacacatacacacatacacaaccgGAGCAGGAGTGGGACAGGGCTCAGCCCGCCGCCATGTAAGTCCAGAC GTTTATCTCCGCCGTCCTACTCCTTCACCCCTGCACCACCTGTCCTGCCcacagaggctgctgctgccctCTACCCTCCCATTGGGCAGATGTTGCTGACCCCTCGCCCTCTGCCACCAGGCCATGCATACTACCCTGGGGCAGCTCAGCTATACATGAACTACACAGCCTACTACCCCAG tcCACCTGGCTCACCTACCACCGTAGGTTTCTTCCCCTCCCCCTCATCCCTTTCCACCCCAGGGGGGTTGGTGCGCATGCCAGGTTTGACCTACAACAGCAATGGAGTGAAAGACCTCATTAATGCAGTGCAGGGATACCAG TACGTCCCAGAGGATGCTCTCATACACGCCCACGGGGCTGTGCACGCTCACGACCCGGCCAGGACATTGCTTACGCAGCCCAAAGAATGGGTGTGTATTTAA